The Halorussus rarus genome includes the window GAGCACGGGCTGGTCGACATGCGGACCATCCGGGCGATCCACGAGGCGGCCGAGACCGGCGAGACGGTCGAGGTGTCGGAGTAGCCTCGGCTGGTCGGTCGAGTCGTCGGAAGAGTGGGTAACGGGTCGAGATACGAGGTAGCGAGACGTGACGCGGGGCATCGACCGCGGTGCGTCGGCCGCTCCGCCGCGGTCGGGCCACGGGTCACTCCGGGACGGTTCCGGTCACGAGGTAGTAGTCGTGGCGGGGTTCGCGCACCCACAGCACCGGGTCCGCCAGCGGTTCGTGTTCCACCTCCCGCAGCCCCTCCCGGACGAGGAACTCGCGCAGTCCGTCGGGCGGTCGCCCGTCGTACAGCGGCAGGTCGTCGTGCATCTCCTCGTACTCGTCCCAGGGCTCGTCGTGGTCCCAGTACCCCTCGACGAGGAGGACGCGACCGCCGGGTTCGACGATCCGTCGCCACTCGCGAAGCGCCTTCGCGGGGTTCGGGAGCGTCCAGACGAGGTGCCGGGCCGCGACCAGTCCGAACGCGTCGTCCGGCACCGCGAGCGCCTCCGCGTCGCCGCGCAGGAAGGCGATTTCGCGGTCGGCCCGCCGGGCCTTCGCCCGGGCGCGGTCGAGCATCGCCGGCGCCAAATCGACGCCGACGACGTCGTGGCCGAGTCGGGCGAGCAGCAGCGAGACGACGCCGGTCCCGCACCCGACGTCGAGCACCCGACTGGAATCGTCACCGGTATGCTCGCGTAGCGCGCGCAGCCAGCGCTCGCGCTGGGCGTCGGTGTGGACGCCGTGGTGGCTCGCGTCGTCGAACGTCTCAGCGCGGTCGTTCCAGTGCCGGCGGACCAGGTCCTTCGCGGTCTCGTCGTCCGGTGAGTCGGTCACGAGTGAATCGCTCCGGTGTTCGTACCGAGTACGTGCCACCGATCCGGCATAGGCTTGTGGGAGGAGAGACGACCCGCGGACTGCGGTCCGGCGCTCGGCGACGACCGGAGAGAGTCGAGCAGACTTTTCACCGCCCGACGCCCACCTTCCGACATGGACTGGGGCGACCTCTTCGAGCGGGCCGAGACGGACGAGACCGACGTGGAGACGATACGCGCCGCGCTCGCCGAACGGCGAGCGGGCAGCAACGACGGCGACGCCGACCGGGAGGGCGAGGATGCCTGAGGCGCCCGAGACGAACCCGGAGCGGGTCGTCGCGGACGCCGACGTGCTGGCCGCCGACCTGCTCGCGGGCGCGGCCGATGCGGGGAACGCGGCCCGCGAGGCGATGGACGAGATCCGGCGTCACTCGTGGGTCGAACTGGTCGCCAGCGACGCCCTGCTCGACGACGCCGAGGCCGTGGTCCGAGACCTCGCGGACGCCGACCTCGCGGCGGCCTGGCGCGAGCGCATCGAGGACCTGCGTGTTCCGGTCGACCAGCCCGAGGGCGACCACCCGGCGCTGGCGAGCGCGTACCGCGGAGGGGCCGCCCACGTCCTGAGCTACGACGAGGGCCTCACCGGCGCGGAGGCGGGCGCAACGTTCGGCTCGCGGCTGAACGTGAGCGTCAAGACGCCCGAGGGGTTCGCGGCGCTGTTCGACGCGGCGTCCCTGTACGAGGCGGTCGAGGGCGGCGACTACCCGGGGCCGGACCGCGACCCCCGGACCTAGGCCTCCAGCGCGCGCAGGAGCACTCCTGCCGACGCGCCGAAGGCGACGGCCGCGCCGGCGACGAACGCGAGCGAGCCGACCGCCGGACCGAGTCCGCGGGTCGCGGTGTTCGCGTCGTTCATGCCGAGGCCTGTTCGGGCCTCGGGCGTCACTCTTTCGCTCTCGCCCGCGTCGCGTGG containing:
- a CDS encoding class I SAM-dependent methyltransferase, producing MTDSPDDETAKDLVRRHWNDRAETFDDASHHGVHTDAQRERWLRALREHTGDDSSRVLDVGCGTGVVSLLLARLGHDVVGVDLAPAMLDRARAKARRADREIAFLRGDAEALAVPDDAFGLVAARHLVWTLPNPAKALREWRRIVEPGGRVLLVEGYWDHDEPWDEYEEMHDDLPLYDGRPPDGLREFLVREGLREVEHEPLADPVLWVREPRHDYYLVTGTVPE
- a CDS encoding DUF7384 family protein, producing MPEAPETNPERVVADADVLAADLLAGAADAGNAAREAMDEIRRHSWVELVASDALLDDAEAVVRDLADADLAAAWRERIEDLRVPVDQPEGDHPALASAYRGGAAHVLSYDEGLTGAEAGATFGSRLNVSVKTPEGFAALFDAASLYEAVEGGDYPGPDRDPRT